Within the Natranaeroarchaeum sulfidigenes genome, the region CGCCGTCACCGACACGCTCGATTTCCTCCGGCTGTTCGTCTACGTCCTCCTGCCGCTTGCGAATCTCGGATTCATGCTCTACCTGACGACAGTGATGGGCGAACAGTCGGCCGGGGATGCCGTCAGCGGGATTGCCTCGTCGGTCGAACACCTTTCCGGGATCCGACAGAGCGCTGCTGAAACTGCCCGTACGGACGGAGGACGCACCCTTTCCCGGAACGACCAACGCGTAGAAAATCTCCGAAAGGTACAGTTGTACCGGCAGCTCCGCTGGCTTCGCGACGTGCTCGGACAACCGGTACGAACGGCGATCGATCGGCCAGTGACCGTCCTCTGGGTAACCGTTCCGTTCGTGGTTGTCGTCGGCGTCCTCCGGCTCTACTGGACAGTCTCACTCGGCATTCCGCTGGTGGTGGTGCTTGACGACATCCTCATCCAGTCGGCGCTGTTCGTCATCGGGACCTTCGCCATCGTGTACGAGATCCACCGCCGCCGGATCGCGGCGATCGAGGCCGTTATCCCCGATCTGATGGATCGGCTGGCGAGCGTCAACGACGCCGGAATGACGGTTATCGAGAGTCTTGGCCGCGTTCGCGGGAGCGATCTGGGTGCGCTCAACAATGAACTCGACCGTGTCTGGGCGGACATCCAGTGGGGCGCAAACGTCACCACGGCGCTCCGACGGTTCGAGACGCGCGTCCGGACGAAGACTGTTTCTCGAACCGTGACGCTCATCGTGCACGCGATGAACGCAAGCGGTGACCTCGCTCGCGTCCTCCGGATCGCTGCCGGACAGGCGAAAGCCGACCGCCGTCTTCAGCGGGCCCGGACCCAGGAGATGCTCACCTACGTCGTTGTCGTCTACGTCGCCTTCGGCGTCTTCCTCGTCATCATCGCCGCGCTGGATCTGGTACTCATCCCAAGCCTCCCGGATGACAGCGTCCTGCCGGAATCGACCGGTGCCGCCGGACAGGTCGGCTTCGGCGGCGTCCTCGACGAACTCGGCTCGGTCAACGAGGCTGCCTACACGCTCGTATTCTTCCACACGACCGCGATCCAGGCCGTCTTCTCGGGGTTGATCGCCGGACAGATGAGCGGCGGGTCGATCAAAGACG harbors:
- a CDS encoding type II secretion system F family protein, which encodes MWVYLSVALVALLTAPPLLAALSERANRVVTRIAIVTFADHLDMDGRRRLRNEHRLRQAQFPTTYRIYAGKTVLYAVLAGLVGVILGVHVARGLRRLLTTSPEALLAELPAALHFLAGVGGSAELQTVQWVALLVSSCLLIGALFGGGVHWLRWWYPANVAKTRKARIEANLPQAVAFMYALSRSGMELPQVMRILAETEHVYDAAAEEFSVGVRHMDLFGKDVVTAIQTMGEQTPSPQFKEFCENLASVLQSGQSLAEFLEGEHESFQEEAEAQQEQLLNELATLAEAYVTVLVAGPLFLITILVVIGIAVTDTLDFLRLFVYVLLPLANLGFMLYLTTVMGEQSAGDAVSGIASSVEHLSGIRQSAAETARTDGGRTLSRNDQRVENLRKVQLYRQLRWLRDVLGQPVRTAIDRPVTVLWVTVPFVVVVGVLRLYWTVSLGIPLVVVLDDILIQSALFVIGTFAIVYEIHRRRIAAIEAVIPDLMDRLASVNDAGMTVIESLGRVRGSDLGALNNELDRVWADIQWGANVTTALRRFETRVRTKTVSRTVTLIVHAMNASGDLARVLRIAAGQAKADRRLQRARTQEMLTYVVVVYVAFGVFLVIIAALDLVLIPSLPDDSVLPESTGAAGQVGFGGVLDELGSVNEAAYTLVFFHTTAIQAVFSGLIAGQMSGGSIKDGAKHAAVLLSIAYLVFLFL